The following are encoded in a window of Maylandia zebra isolate NMK-2024a linkage group LG5, Mzebra_GT3a, whole genome shotgun sequence genomic DNA:
- the rabif gene encoding guanine nucleotide exchange factor MSS4, with translation MDQESKESTDRSSLVSDDGKNSKSVLCQRCGSKVLCPGTAVLAEKELFLPSMRKKSGLSSTEASVDGDTLTAHWFVDDMYTFENVGFTNDVGRIKYLICADCEIGPIGWHCLDDKKSFYIALDRVNHA, from the exons ATGGATCAGGAATCGAAAGAAAGCACGGACCGATCCAGCCTGGTTTCTGATGACGGCAAAAACAGCAAGTCTGTGCTGTGTCAACGCTGCGGGTCCAAGGTACTCTGCCCCGGTACGGCCGTGTTAGCGGAGAAGGAG CTGTTCCTGCCATCCATGCGGAAAAAGAGTGGCCTCAGCAGCACAGAGGCCTCAGTGGACGGTGACACACTGACTGCCCACTGGTTCGTGGATGACATGTACACTTTTGAGAATGTAGGCTTCACTAACGACGTGGGGAGGATCAAGTACCTCATCTGTGCAGACTGCGAGATTGGACCAATCGGCTGGCACTGTTTGGATGACAAGAAAAGTTTCTACATTGCTTTGGACAGGGTGAACCACGCATAG